The following are from one region of the Nicotiana tomentosiformis chromosome 7, ASM39032v3, whole genome shotgun sequence genome:
- the LOC104104766 gene encoding root phototropism protein 2 codes for MAAPIKNTNRLSLAMERTGQWVFSQEIPTDVVVEVGEANFNLHKFMLVAKSNYIRKLILESKETEVTRINLSEIPGGPEMFEKAAKFCYGVNFEITVHNVAALRCAADYLQMTDKYCDNNLASRTEDFLAQVALTSLSGALVVLKSCENLLPLAEELKIVQRCVEIASAKACVEANFPSRSPPNWWTEELTILDIAFFERIIISMKTRGAKALTAASAIITYTERSLRDLVRDHSGNGTRLVAEPEDSDIRMHQRQLLESIVKLLPADKAAFPINFLCCLLRTAIFLRAANSCKNELEKRISTILEHVTVDDLLVLSFTYDGERLFDLESVRRIISGFMEKEKTVAVFNGGDLGQQVCSTAMQRVAKTVDAYLGEIATFGDLTIAKFNGIAILVPKGARKVDDDLYRAVDIYLKAHPNLDEIEREKVCSVMDTLKLSYEARVHASQNKRLPVQIVLHALYFDQLKIRSGGDDTSNLPEAMATRNQLQADVSLVKENEALRTELLKMKMYISDIQKTSQGTTSAKPSLSRKPTFFSSVSKKLGKLNPFKHGSKDTSMIDDATVDITKPRRRRFSIS; via the exons ATGGCTGCTCCTATCAAGAATACCAATCGACTCTCTCTTGCCATGGAAAGAACTGGCCAATG GGTGTTTTCCCAAGAAATTCCAACTGATGTTGTTGTTGAAGTAGGTGAAGCAAACTTTAATCTTCACAAG TTCATGCTTGTGGCGAAGAGCAACTACATAAGGAAACTTATACTAGAGTCTAAAGAAACAGAAGTAACGAGGATAAACTTGTCTGAGATACCTGGAGGTCCTGAGATGTTTGAAAAAGCAGCCAAGTTTTGCTATGGAGTCAACTTTGAAATCACAGTTCATAATGTAGCTGCTCTTCGTTGTGCTGCTGATTACTTACAAATGACTGATAAATACTGCGATAACAATCTTGCTAGCAGGACAGAAGATTTCCTTGCCCAAGTTGCCTTGACTAGCCTTTCTGGAGCCCTTGTCGTATTAAAGTCTTGTGAAAATCTTCTTCCCCTTGCTGAGGAGCTCAAGATCGTTCAAAGATGTGTTGAAATCGCCAGTGCTAAG GCatgtgtggaggcgaattttccAAGCAGATCACCACCAAATTGGTGGACGGAAGAGTTAACGATATTAGACATAGCATTTTTCGAGAGAATTATCATTTCGATGAAAACTCGGGGAGCAAAAGCGTTGACAGCAGCAAGTGCTATAATCACGTATACAGAGAGGTCTCTTCGTGACCTAGTACGTGACCACTCCGGAAATGGCACCAGATTAGTCGCGGAGCCAGAGGACTCCGACATCAGGATGCATCAACGGCAACTTCTCGAGTCAATTGTCAAACTCTTACCTGCAGACAAAGCAGCTTTTCCCATCAATTTCCTATGTTGTCTCCTCCGTACAGCAATTTTCTTAAGAGCAGCTAATAGTTGCAAGAATGAATTGGAGAAAAGGATATCAACAATTTTAGAACATGTCACTGTAGACGATCTACTCGTGTTGTCTTTTACTTATGATGGCGAAAGATTATTCGATCTTGAGAGCGTGAGGAGAATTATTTCTGGATTTATGGAGAAAGAGAAGACTGTGGCGGTTTTTAATGGGGGTGATTTGGGACAACAAGTTTGTTCCACGGCGATGCAACGAGTTGCAAAGACTGTAGATGCTTATCTTGGTGAAATTGCCACTTTTGGGGACCTCACTATAGCCAAATTCAATGGAATTGCTATTTTGGTTCCTAAAGGAGCTAGGAAGGTTGATGATGATCTTTACAGAGCCGTCGATATCTACTTAAAG GCACATCCAAATTTGGATGAAATTGAAAGAGAGAAAGTTTGCAGCGTGATGGATACACTGAAACTTTCGTATGAAGCCAGAGTTCATGCTTCACAAAACAAACGTTTGCCAGTGCAAATAGTCCTTCATGCTCTCTACTTCGATCAACTGAAGATAAGGAGTGGCGGAGATGATACTAGCAATTTACCCGAAGCCATGGCAACAAGGAACCAATTACAAGCCGATGTTTCACTTGTGAAGGAGAACGAAGCTCTAAGAACTGAACTGTTAAAGATGAAAATGTACATATCCGATATACAGAAAACAAGTCAAGGGACTACTTCAGCTAAACCCAGTCTCAGCAGGAAGCCAACCTTCTTTTCTTCTGTCTCCAAAAAATTGGGGAAATTGAATCCCTTTAAGCATGGATCAAAGGACACTTCTATGATTGATGATGCCACTGTTGATATTACTAAGCCTAGGAGGAGAAGATTTTCCATTTCCTAA